A stretch of the Nitratifractor salsuginis DSM 16511 genome encodes the following:
- the pheS gene encoding phenylalanine--tRNA ligase subunit alpha, translating to MENLEQKIAQASTLEALEKVRIEIFGKKGILAAEFAKLKDVPGPEKKAFAEGLNRKKAQLQARFDERLSALKEARLQEQLKAEALDVTMYSGFGEKGALHPVRETMDRIVEYFVSMNFAVESGPMVEDDFHNFEALNLPKHHPARDMQDTFYFKDGTLLRTHTSPVQIRTMMRQKPPIRIIAPGAVFRRDYDLTHTPMFHQVEGLVVEEGDKVSFANLKWILTDFLHYMFGDVEVRFRPSFFPFTEPSAEVDISCIFCGGKGCRVCSHTGWLEVLGSGVVDPNVFKAVGYENVSGYAFGLGVERFAMLLHRIPDLRSLFEGDIRLLEQFR from the coding sequence TTGGAAAATCTCGAGCAGAAAATCGCTCAAGCCTCCACCCTGGAGGCGTTGGAAAAGGTTCGGATTGAGATCTTCGGCAAAAAGGGGATCCTGGCGGCGGAGTTCGCCAAGCTCAAGGATGTCCCCGGCCCCGAGAAAAAGGCTTTCGCCGAAGGGCTCAACCGAAAAAAAGCCCAGCTGCAGGCCCGCTTCGATGAGCGGCTCTCAGCCTTGAAAGAGGCGAGACTCCAGGAACAGCTCAAAGCGGAGGCCCTGGATGTTACAATGTACTCCGGCTTCGGTGAAAAGGGAGCGCTCCACCCCGTGCGGGAGACGATGGACCGGATCGTGGAGTACTTTGTCTCCATGAACTTCGCCGTGGAGAGCGGACCGATGGTGGAGGATGATTTTCACAACTTCGAAGCCCTCAACCTCCCCAAGCACCACCCGGCCCGGGATATGCAGGATACCTTCTATTTCAAAGACGGCACGCTGCTTCGCACCCACACTTCTCCCGTGCAGATCCGCACCATGATGCGCCAAAAGCCCCCCATCCGCATCATCGCCCCCGGTGCGGTCTTCCGCCGGGATTACGATCTGACCCATACCCCGATGTTCCACCAGGTCGAGGGGCTGGTGGTCGAGGAGGGCGACAAAGTCAGTTTCGCCAACCTCAAATGGATCCTCACCGATTTCCTCCACTATATGTTCGGTGATGTGGAGGTGCGCTTCCGCCCCAGCTTCTTCCCCTTTACGGAACCTTCGGCCGAAGTGGACATCAGCTGTATCTTCTGCGGCGGCAAAGGGTGCCGGGTCTGTTCTCATACCGGCTGGCTGGAGGTCCTGGGCAGCGGCGTGGTCGATCCCAACGTTTTCAAAGCCGTGGGCTATGAGAACGTCAGCGGCTACGCCTTTGGATTGGGGGTGGAGCGCTTTGCTATGCTGTTGCACCGCATTCCCGATCTGCGGTCGCTTTTTGAGGGAGATATTCGTTTGTTGGAGCAGTTCAGATGA
- a CDS encoding exosortase/archaeosortase family protein, with amino-acid sequence MTQSQRFLLHYLSWVAVLFLLFYLDTNSLSHWINETQRQWLLDALRFFLGEDRVRGLDILAHPHFRIIITRACNGLIPYYLYLAAILAYPRSWKARLTWAVLGYGVISAVNLLRLLMVTALVAKNPSNFHWAHDLLGNALLMVTGLGLFYGFLRRSRPTRSI; translated from the coding sequence ATGACCCAAAGTCAGCGTTTTTTGCTGCACTACCTTTCCTGGGTAGCGGTTCTTTTCCTTCTCTTCTATCTCGATACCAATTCCCTTTCCCACTGGATCAATGAAACCCAACGACAATGGCTTCTCGATGCCCTGCGCTTCTTTTTGGGAGAGGATCGGGTACGAGGGCTAGACATCCTGGCTCATCCCCATTTTCGCATCATCATCACCCGGGCTTGCAACGGGCTCATTCCTTATTACCTCTATCTGGCGGCTATCCTGGCTTACCCCCGTTCCTGGAAAGCGCGTTTGACCTGGGCTGTGTTGGGCTACGGGGTGATCAGTGCGGTGAATCTGCTCCGCCTCCTGATGGTAACGGCCTTGGTTGCAAAAAATCCTTCCAACTTCCATTGGGCCCATGACTTGCTGGGGAATGCGCTTTTGATGGTGACGGGGCTCGGGCTCTTCTACGGCTTTTTGCGCAGGAGCCGGCCGACACGCTCAATCTGA
- a CDS encoding SdrD B-like domain-containing protein, with product MNLRSPGVVVELYDADGNPVSDVHGNHSVTTDSNGKYGFDVEPGQTYKLHFIIPKNLQEDGYVFTPSNAGSDTGDSDADGSGFTVTVTPHAGQNIVTLDAGINCGCDRKQVSNDSGGGSAMGVISGLLMIFLSAGLGLWMIRREESEVLG from the coding sequence GTGAACCTCCGGTCGCCGGGGGTGGTTGTCGAGCTCTATGATGCCGACGGCAATCCCGTCTCCGATGTCCACGGCAACCACAGTGTCACCACTGACAGTAACGGTAAATACGGCTTCGATGTTGAGCCTGGCCAGACTTATAAGCTGCATTTCATCATCCCAAAGAATTTGCAAGAGGATGGCTATGTCTTCACCCCATCCAATGCGGGAAGTGATACAGGAGATAGTGATGCCGACGGTAGCGGGTTCACGGTTACGGTCACTCCCCACGCCGGGCAGAACATTGTTACCCTTGATGCCGGCATTAACTGTGGTTGTGACCGGAAGCAGGTTTCCAATGACAGCGGTGGCGGATCCGCAATGGGCGTGATCAGTGGATTGTTGATGATCTTCCTGAGTGCCGGCTTGGGGCTTTGGATGATCCGAAGAGAAGAGAGTGAGGTTCTGGGATGA
- a CDS encoding outer membrane beta-barrel protein has protein sequence MDKLIKAVTAAVLLTGGSLLYAGKNVAPAVAPVAAVEEPWGLYAGLGLLGSYFGRDCPCGGGVRIYDHTYGVTGLLGYDFNSFLGIQARLSWAPLESDFMKMGNGGLYLRPRYSLTDRLDVYGLLGYGWSRLSCDCPGHPHHHHNLHGFQWGVGGEYFFDNERIEGKRKGWSIWTDYVNLFHNKTRNNFTDNTWQLGVAYHF, from the coding sequence ATGGATAAGCTGATCAAAGCAGTGACCGCCGCGGTCCTGCTGACGGGCGGGAGCCTTCTTTATGCCGGGAAGAATGTTGCGCCGGCCGTGGCACCAGTGGCAGCGGTGGAGGAGCCCTGGGGGCTTTATGCCGGGCTGGGGTTGCTGGGGAGTTATTTCGGTCGGGATTGCCCCTGCGGCGGCGGTGTGAGGATCTATGACCATACCTACGGAGTGACCGGATTGCTGGGCTATGATTTTAACTCCTTTCTCGGGATACAGGCCCGCCTCTCCTGGGCTCCTTTGGAGAGTGACTTTATGAAGATGGGCAATGGAGGGCTCTACCTGCGTCCCCGCTACTCCTTGACCGACCGACTTGATGTCTACGGACTGCTGGGGTACGGCTGGAGCCGTTTGAGCTGTGACTGCCCGGGCCATCCTCATCATCATCACAATCTGCACGGATTTCAATGGGGTGTAGGTGGAGAGTATTTCTTCGATAATGAGCGCATCGAGGGCAAACGTAAAGGGTGGTCAATCTGGACCGACTATGTCAACCTCTTTCACAACAAGACCCGCAACAACTTCACCGACAACACTTGGCAATTGGGTGTCGCCTATCACTTCTGA
- a CDS encoding SdrD B-like domain-containing protein produces MIVLLSAISAQADISGIVFRDFNLNGVKDTLEPGVAGLTVAAYDDSGQAVDTVMTNSDGNYTLATDPGTYRVEVSGVPAFLKPGTSLSGNTRPLVDRVTDGATHNVGLISAGEYCQSNPDILVTRFTKYNRDGSNGQISVFLEYAYTANTTDDDSTDDPKAELGTYSQIGSIYGLAHFKEANITYLGTYLKRHADIGPSGMGAIYKYDHASGTFSTLITLPTYDPRNGAGQGYDWDHDTEAYRWVGKTGIGDIEISEDEQRLFAVDLYDRKLYVIDLNQSGDATGHTGYDIPNPCGNDTDFRPMALGYRDGKLYVGVTCTAESTVDPDNQDDSTNGPRKGDRNALSAHIYRFDPDSTSFEPNAVLDINLTYDRGCIHSSDVSNQDPSTCTYQDWDDQTQPYRANWNPWQMDYDIVFNDKKPGDIGNQDNWIEYMQPLLSDIVFDNDGSMIIQIRDVNGDRGGYKNYSPNPNDTTRQNMNGEGDILRACGNPQSGWTLENNGECGGVQTNGANNHEGPGGGEYYWNDQGPGGTNHSTAGSAYQGDAGHSDTSMGGLLVVPGYPDVVTGLMDVTDYLNNGLGWLRNDTGELAKDGSGNPKRLLVSEDDQDKFYGKGSGIGDLEALCDPAPIEIGNYVWEDSDGDGIQDPGESPIANVTVKLYDANGQEIGSTTTDSNGEYYFGGASNARGVALAPHTHYQIRIALNDQHLNGRVPTTRDANPSAPDSDDQHDSDGDNGTLNPGFSTIDYTTGGAGKNDHTLDFGFVPPSSLGDYVWVDSNRDGIQNDGANAGIQGVTVHLYKDGQDTGRTATTDGNGKYLFDNLVPGSYHVKFDVPNGYVVSPKDQGNDETKDSDADPATGATVDTDLSAGENDLTWDMGIYPVADVSLSKDVNQSTAYEGNRVTFTITVHNDGPSVAHNVTVTDAVPDGYENVGDATNGASVSGSTVSFTVASLAVGADASFSFQADYKESGEHTNWAEVTAMDEADVDSDPASDHTQDDLNDGQPDDDESNATVSTGEKATLGDYVWVDSNRDGIQNDGANAGIQGVTVHLYKDGQDTGRTATTDSNGKYLFDNLVPGSYHVKFDVPNGYVVSPKDQGNDETKDSDADPATGATVDTDLSAGENDLTWDMGIYPVASQTASIGDYVWMDDNMNGLQDDNHPMSGVHVVLHRADGSVVAETDTNSSGQYYFGNLEAGDYYVSFDDQYYYTDPNVGSDDTIDSDVNRSTFRTETTHLDWGERDMTIDAGITPTAHIGDYFWIDENKNGIQDPGEPPVAGGGCRAL; encoded by the coding sequence GGTGTTAAAGATACGCTGGAGCCGGGGGTCGCCGGATTGACGGTGGCTGCTTATGACGATAGCGGTCAGGCGGTGGATACCGTGATGACAAATAGTGATGGAAACTATACCCTTGCGACGGATCCGGGAACCTATCGAGTGGAGGTGAGTGGAGTTCCCGCCTTTCTCAAACCGGGTACATCTCTGAGTGGGAATACGAGACCCCTGGTTGATAGAGTGACAGACGGTGCAACACACAATGTGGGATTGATCAGCGCGGGGGAGTATTGTCAGAGTAATCCGGATATTCTGGTGACGCGTTTCACCAAATATAACCGGGACGGAAGCAATGGACAAATTTCCGTTTTCTTGGAGTATGCCTATACGGCGAACACGACAGATGATGATAGTACAGACGACCCGAAGGCGGAGTTGGGAACGTACTCGCAGATTGGGTCCATTTATGGATTGGCTCATTTTAAAGAGGCCAACATCACCTATCTGGGCACCTATCTCAAACGTCACGCTGACATCGGTCCCTCGGGGATGGGTGCGATTTATAAATATGATCACGCTTCCGGGACCTTCTCAACCCTGATCACTCTTCCTACCTATGATCCGCGCAATGGAGCCGGTCAGGGATATGACTGGGATCACGATACCGAGGCTTACCGTTGGGTGGGCAAAACAGGAATCGGAGATATCGAAATTTCAGAGGATGAACAGCGTCTTTTTGCAGTGGATCTCTACGATCGCAAGCTCTACGTTATCGATCTGAATCAAAGCGGGGATGCCACCGGCCATACAGGATATGACATTCCTAACCCTTGTGGCAATGATACTGACTTCCGCCCTATGGCATTGGGATATCGGGATGGAAAACTCTATGTGGGAGTAACCTGTACCGCGGAATCGACGGTGGATCCGGATAATCAGGATGACAGTACCAACGGCCCGCGTAAAGGAGATCGCAACGCACTCTCGGCTCATATTTATCGATTTGATCCTGACAGTACCAGCTTTGAGCCCAATGCAGTTCTGGATATTAATCTCACCTATGATCGAGGCTGTATTCATAGTAGCGATGTTAGCAATCAAGACCCTTCTACCTGTACCTATCAGGACTGGGATGATCAAACGCAACCCTACCGTGCCAATTGGAATCCTTGGCAAATGGATTATGACATTGTCTTCAATGACAAGAAACCGGGAGATATCGGGAACCAGGATAACTGGATCGAATATATGCAACCCTTGCTCTCTGATATTGTATTTGACAACGACGGATCTATGATCATCCAGATACGGGATGTCAACGGAGATCGCGGCGGATACAAGAACTATTCTCCCAATCCCAATGATACCACCCGTCAAAATATGAATGGCGAGGGGGACATTCTCCGAGCTTGCGGAAATCCGCAAAGCGGATGGACTCTGGAAAACAACGGTGAGTGCGGCGGTGTGCAGACGAATGGGGCGAATAACCATGAGGGGCCCGGCGGAGGCGAGTACTACTGGAACGATCAGGGGCCGGGAGGGACGAATCACAGTACCGCCGGCAGCGCTTATCAGGGAGATGCAGGCCACAGCGATACTTCTATGGGGGGATTGCTTGTGGTCCCGGGATATCCGGATGTAGTGACGGGGTTGATGGATGTTACCGATTATCTGAATAATGGCTTAGGTTGGCTGCGCAACGATACAGGTGAGTTGGCAAAAGACGGGTCGGGGAATCCCAAGCGCCTTCTTGTCTCTGAAGACGATCAAGATAAATTCTATGGGAAAGGGAGCGGAATCGGAGACCTGGAAGCGCTTTGCGATCCTGCTCCCATCGAGATCGGAAACTATGTTTGGGAAGATAGCGACGGGGACGGGATTCAGGATCCCGGTGAGAGCCCCATCGCCAATGTCACTGTGAAACTCTATGATGCTAATGGGCAAGAAATCGGCTCCACGACGACCGATAGCAATGGAGAGTATTACTTTGGAGGAGCCTCCAATGCCAGAGGTGTGGCCCTCGCTCCCCATACCCACTACCAAATCCGCATCGCACTTAATGATCAGCATCTCAATGGAAGAGTCCCGACAACCAGGGATGCTAATCCCTCAGCACCTGACTCCGATGATCAGCATGACAGCGATGGAGACAACGGCACCCTTAACCCCGGATTCTCCACCATAGATTACACCACAGGGGGAGCAGGTAAGAACGACCACACCCTTGATTTTGGCTTTGTTCCACCTTCTTCTCTCGGTGACTACGTCTGGGTTGACAGTAACCGTGACGGTATTCAAAATGATGGTGCCAATGCCGGGATCCAGGGTGTGACGGTCCACCTTTATAAGGATGGACAAGACACCGGCCGGACTGCCACCACCGACGGTAACGGTAAGTACCTCTTCGATAATCTGGTGCCGGGCAGCTACCACGTGAAGTTTGATGTGCCTAACGGCTATGTGGTTTCGCCCAAGGATCAGGGTAACGATGAGACAAAAGACTCCGATGCCGATCCGGCCACCGGTGCTACGGTCGATACGGACCTGAGCGCGGGCGAGAACGATCTGACCTGGGATATGGGAATTTACCCTGTCGCCGATGTGAGCCTGAGTAAAGATGTCAACCAGAGCACCGCCTATGAGGGGAATCGGGTGACCTTTACCATCACCGTGCATAACGACGGTCCGAGCGTGGCACATAACGTGACCGTCACCGACGCCGTTCCCGACGGATACGAAAATGTAGGCGATGCGACGAACGGTGCGAGTGTCAGCGGCAGTACCGTAAGCTTCACCGTTGCGAGCCTGGCCGTCGGCGCCGATGCAAGCTTTAGCTTCCAGGCTGACTACAAAGAGAGCGGGGAGCATACCAACTGGGCCGAGGTGACGGCGATGGATGAGGCCGATGTCGATTCCGATCCGGCCAGTGACCATACCCAGGATGACTTGAATGACGGACAGCCCGATGACGATGAGAGCAATGCAACGGTCAGCACCGGCGAGAAAGCGACCCTAGGTGACTACGTCTGGGTTGACAGTAACCGTGACGGTATTCAAAATGATGGTGCCAATGCCGGGATCCAGGGTGTGACGGTCCACCTTTATAAGGATGGACAAGACACCGGCCGGACTGCCACCACCGACAGTAACGGTAAGTACCTCTTCGATAATCTGGTGCCGGGCAGCTACCACGTGAAGTTTGATGTGCCTAACGGCTATGTGGTTTCGCCCAAGGATCAGGGTAACGATGAGACAAAAGACTCCGATGCCGATCCGGCCACCGGTGCTACGGTCGATACGGACCTGAGCGCGGGCGAGAACGATCTGACCTGGGATATGGGAATTTACCCTGTCGCCTCCCAGACAGCTTCCATCGGCGATTATGTTTGGATGGATGACAATATGAATGGCTTACAGGATGATAATCACCCGATGAGTGGAGTGCATGTGGTGCTCCATCGAGCTGACGGCAGTGTTGTAGCTGAAACAGATACTAATAGCAGCGGCCAATATTACTTTGGTAACCTGGAAGCGGGAGACTATTACGTCAGCTTCGACGATCAGTACTACTACACCGACCCGAATGTCGGGAGTGATGATACGATCGACAGTGATGTCAACCGCAGCACTTTCCGGACGGAGACGACCCATCTTGACTGGGGTGAGCGGGATATGACAATCGATGCGGGGATCACCCCCACTGCCCATATCGGGGATTACTTTTGGATTGATGAGAATAAAAACGGGATCCAGGATCCCGGTGAACCTCCGGTCGCCGGGGGTGGTTGTCGAGCTCTATGA
- the pheT gene encoding phenylalanine--tRNA ligase subunit beta: MIVTRRWLEEYIDLEGISDQALHDTFNSIGLEVDSMQRHTMPEKVVVGRILSCEKHPDADKLNLCSVDVGADAPLQIVCGAANVREAEYVAVATVGAVLPGDFAIKPAKLRGVESFGMICSSSELGLPEMGKGIIILDKSIGELVPGKPLRDYPDFNDTVIELELTANRGDCLSIRGVARDLSAALDRPLVAQPQPKPETLPLGIARIVDLHTHGQIEAELLYDYVEKEALRLPLLIELRLAYVDAWSESPLASHLAYATHATGVILRAYDAGRLRDGEGRVPLELEETAPGLVEVRSAGRLLSVVGVTASAEFTADDESRELLLEASYIDPERLVPAVAAAEVKPDALYYRSSRGSEPEIDLGMDRLMAECSRDGECRVSKTPLRIETDYEARTLAVDTARLNAVIGQEIPLGTVHTILKRLGFTIHGGDKERFGVTIPRWRHDIRNIQDIAEEILRIVGINNIEAKPLAFTEANRLTESAKRFRIRRDLRQEAVAAGFYEAVTYAFADRKKLEAYGFPVVEASKELLNPIVEEFNTLRSTLTINLLEAAQRNVSYGKRRIPLFEIGSVFDRERREREKMTLLWSGDAEEPDVGNQGKPPRIDFALFVRKLGSILGEYEMTECRESNGLIHPYQSATILLHGQEAGWVSKLHPSVAEAFGLEETFLAELDFDALIPPHIDAQPVSNFQGTFKDLSLLVEKELPYGKMKKALESLEEPLLKRFFPIDRYEDEQLGERKSMTLRFFLQSDEGTLSDEVIEGVMARILETLQSRCGAELR, translated from the coding sequence ATGATCGTTACGCGTAGATGGCTCGAAGAGTATATCGATCTGGAAGGGATCAGCGATCAGGCGCTGCATGACACCTTCAACAGCATCGGCCTGGAGGTCGACAGTATGCAGCGGCATACCATGCCTGAAAAGGTCGTGGTGGGGCGTATCCTCTCCTGCGAAAAGCATCCCGACGCCGACAAGCTCAATCTCTGTTCGGTGGATGTGGGTGCCGATGCTCCGCTTCAAATCGTCTGTGGAGCCGCCAATGTACGGGAGGCGGAGTATGTCGCCGTCGCCACCGTCGGAGCGGTACTTCCCGGGGATTTCGCCATCAAGCCGGCGAAGCTGCGGGGCGTCGAGAGTTTCGGGATGATCTGCTCCTCTTCGGAACTGGGGCTTCCCGAGATGGGCAAAGGGATCATTATCCTCGACAAAAGCATCGGCGAACTTGTTCCCGGCAAACCCCTTCGGGACTACCCTGACTTCAACGACACCGTCATCGAGCTGGAGCTCACCGCCAACCGGGGGGATTGCCTCAGCATCCGCGGGGTGGCGAGAGACCTGAGCGCCGCTCTGGACCGGCCACTTGTAGCTCAGCCTCAGCCTAAACCGGAGACCCTTCCTCTGGGGATCGCCCGGATCGTGGATCTGCATACCCACGGTCAGATCGAAGCGGAACTCCTCTACGACTATGTGGAGAAGGAGGCGCTCCGCCTTCCTCTGCTGATAGAGCTCCGCCTCGCCTATGTCGACGCGTGGAGCGAAAGTCCCCTGGCATCCCATCTGGCCTATGCCACCCACGCCACGGGAGTGATCCTGCGGGCTTACGATGCCGGCCGGCTCAGGGATGGGGAGGGTCGAGTACCTCTGGAGCTGGAAGAGACCGCTCCGGGGCTTGTGGAGGTCCGGAGTGCCGGCCGGCTTCTCTCCGTCGTCGGTGTGACGGCTTCTGCCGAGTTCACCGCGGATGACGAAAGCCGGGAGCTTCTGTTGGAAGCCTCCTACATCGATCCCGAGCGGCTTGTCCCTGCGGTGGCTGCCGCGGAGGTCAAGCCCGACGCCCTCTACTACCGCAGTTCCCGGGGAAGCGAGCCGGAGATCGATCTGGGGATGGATCGGCTGATGGCAGAGTGCTCCCGGGATGGGGAGTGCCGTGTCAGCAAGACCCCTCTGCGGATCGAGACCGATTACGAAGCGCGGACCCTGGCGGTCGATACGGCCCGTCTGAATGCCGTGATCGGGCAGGAGATTCCTCTGGGGACCGTCCATACCATCCTCAAGCGGCTGGGTTTCACCATCCACGGAGGGGACAAAGAACGCTTCGGGGTTACCATCCCCCGATGGCGGCACGACATCCGCAACATCCAGGATATCGCCGAAGAGATTCTGCGGATCGTCGGGATCAACAACATTGAGGCCAAGCCTCTGGCCTTTACGGAAGCCAACCGGCTCACCGAGAGTGCCAAGCGTTTCCGCATCCGACGGGATCTGCGTCAGGAAGCGGTGGCCGCCGGCTTCTACGAAGCGGTCACTTACGCTTTTGCCGACCGTAAAAAGCTCGAAGCCTACGGCTTCCCGGTCGTCGAAGCTTCCAAAGAACTCCTCAACCCCATCGTCGAAGAGTTCAACACCCTGCGAAGCACCCTCACCATCAACCTTCTGGAGGCGGCGCAGCGCAACGTAAGCTACGGCAAGCGGCGTATTCCCCTCTTCGAGATCGGATCGGTCTTCGACCGGGAGCGCAGAGAGCGGGAGAAGATGACCCTGCTCTGGAGCGGCGACGCCGAAGAGCCCGATGTCGGCAACCAGGGCAAGCCCCCCCGGATCGATTTCGCCCTTTTCGTCCGAAAACTGGGCAGCATCCTGGGAGAGTACGAAATGACAGAGTGTCGCGAAAGCAACGGCCTGATCCATCCCTATCAGTCGGCGACGATCCTTCTGCACGGCCAAGAGGCCGGCTGGGTGAGCAAGCTCCATCCCAGCGTTGCCGAAGCCTTCGGCCTCGAAGAGACCTTCCTCGCGGAGCTCGATTTCGATGCACTGATCCCGCCCCACATCGATGCACAGCCGGTCTCCAATTTCCAGGGGACCTTCAAAGACCTGAGTCTCCTGGTGGAAAAGGAGCTTCCCTACGGGAAGATGAAGAAGGCCCTCGAAAGCCTGGAAGAGCCTCTGCTGAAACGCTTCTTCCCCATCGACCGCTATGAAGATGAGCAGCTGGGTGAGCGCAAGAGTATGACCCTGCGCTTCTTCCTCCAATCCGACGAGGGGACCCTCTCCGATGAAGTGATCGAAGGGGTGATGGCGCGGATCCTCGAAACCCTCCAGAGCCGTTGCGGAGCCGAGCTGCGATGA
- a CDS encoding histidine triad nucleotide-binding protein — protein MCVFCKIVAGEIPCNKVHENEEFLAFHDLYPKAPIHVLAIPKKHVCCFQEVDGETMAKMTPFIQEVTRKLGIDETGYRLIVNNGEDGGQEIHHLHVHILGGGKLRWDHQHEDARKNL, from the coding sequence ATGTGTGTTTTTTGTAAAATCGTGGCGGGAGAGATCCCCTGTAACAAAGTTCACGAGAATGAAGAGTTCCTGGCCTTTCATGATCTCTATCCCAAAGCGCCGATTCACGTCCTGGCCATTCCCAAAAAACATGTCTGCTGTTTCCAGGAGGTCGATGGGGAGACCATGGCCAAGATGACCCCCTTCATCCAGGAAGTTACCCGCAAACTAGGGATCGATGAGACCGGCTACCGGCTTATCGTCAACAACGGAGAGGATGGAGGGCAGGAGATCCACCATCTGCATGTGCATATCCTGGGCGGCGGCAAACTGCGTTGGGATCATCAGCACGAGGATGCCCGGAAAAACCTCTAA